One region of Leptospira bandrabouensis genomic DNA includes:
- a CDS encoding adenylate/guanylate cyclase domain-containing protein produces MIDLESLLQKYPWEERWKSLATPIDSLWEFDLPVTREEIWPHLIDTSALNQRAGMPKFDYQEKDGKLFGKTRQVGFQLEWEEVPWEWEYLKEIGNARIYKKGFGHYVRTRFILETLGESRSKVYLYFGWIPRNFFTRKLLEYAMPKLEVTYRKALIDIAEEIKRKKPQKNLIPGKEFSYAPEGQWIHPEKLEKETENLIKKGVSQETISTVFQWIKSASDNELDRIRIKEVSRNLKLDPDEVLFLFLHGCRLGIFTLSWDIVCPHCRGVRTSLTRLSDLPSKDECEVCEIDFDTTGFNSIEVTFHIHPSIRVIEKQFYCAAEPATKQHILLTKTIPANKSYSSSLLIGPGVFRLRKKGDKKYRLVDIKPSYKQTDILWLPETKEEEIKVSPKPNLVFENESDTDVTIILEERNEDQISLRPSEIFNYQEFRDLFSEEAIATNLQLDIGIKTILFTDIVGSTKFYETEGDHGAFLQVREHFIKTNQIIQNFRGVVVKTIGDAVMASFFSPLQALKAAKEMQEWFHPENQHTPVRIRISIHTGNCLAVNLNSNIDYFGNTVNYTAKLQSVTNSGEISFSETIFRDRDIREYLRSESIKLRKIEFPLPWADRTDFVYIWKV; encoded by the coding sequence ATGATTGATTTAGAGTCTTTACTACAAAAATACCCCTGGGAAGAACGATGGAAATCTTTAGCAACACCAATTGATTCGCTTTGGGAATTTGATCTCCCTGTAACAAGAGAAGAAATTTGGCCCCATTTGATCGATACTTCTGCTTTAAACCAAAGAGCGGGTATGCCTAAGTTCGATTACCAGGAAAAAGACGGAAAACTCTTTGGAAAAACCAGGCAGGTCGGTTTCCAATTGGAGTGGGAAGAAGTTCCTTGGGAATGGGAATATCTGAAAGAGATTGGAAACGCACGTATTTATAAAAAGGGATTTGGACACTACGTTCGCACCAGATTCATCTTAGAGACGTTAGGTGAATCTAGAAGTAAAGTCTATTTATACTTTGGATGGATTCCAAGAAATTTCTTTACGCGAAAACTTTTGGAATATGCAATGCCAAAACTAGAAGTTACCTATCGCAAAGCATTAATAGATATAGCTGAAGAAATCAAACGTAAAAAACCGCAAAAAAATCTGATCCCAGGAAAAGAATTTTCTTATGCCCCCGAAGGTCAATGGATCCATCCAGAAAAACTTGAGAAAGAAACTGAAAACCTAATTAAAAAAGGAGTTTCCCAAGAAACAATTTCTACGGTTTTCCAATGGATTAAATCTGCATCCGACAACGAATTAGACAGAATTCGCATAAAGGAAGTTAGCCGAAACTTAAAACTAGATCCCGATGAAGTATTATTTTTATTCTTACATGGCTGTCGTTTAGGTATATTTACACTTAGTTGGGATATTGTTTGTCCTCATTGCCGGGGCGTACGCACAAGTCTCACTCGTCTGAGTGACTTACCATCAAAAGACGAATGTGAAGTCTGCGAAATTGATTTTGATACCACGGGTTTTAATTCTATAGAGGTAACATTCCACATACATCCAAGCATTCGAGTGATTGAAAAACAGTTTTATTGTGCAGCAGAACCCGCAACAAAACAACACATCTTACTTACAAAAACAATCCCAGCAAATAAATCTTACTCATCTAGTTTACTCATTGGACCCGGAGTGTTTCGATTAAGGAAAAAAGGTGATAAAAAATATAGACTCGTGGATATCAAACCCAGCTATAAGCAAACAGATATTTTGTGGTTACCAGAAACCAAAGAAGAGGAAATCAAAGTTTCCCCCAAACCAAACTTAGTGTTTGAAAATGAATCTGATACTGATGTTACCATCATCCTAGAAGAAAGAAATGAAGACCAAATAAGCCTTCGGCCTTCAGAAATATTCAATTACCAAGAATTTCGGGACTTATTCTCCGAAGAAGCCATTGCTACCAACTTACAATTAGATATTGGAATCAAAACCATTCTCTTTACAGATATAGTCGGTTCGACAAAGTTTTACGAAACCGAAGGAGACCACGGCGCGTTTTTACAAGTGCGCGAACATTTTATCAAAACAAATCAAATCATACAAAATTTTAGGGGAGTCGTTGTGAAAACTATAGGAGATGCTGTTATGGCAAGTTTTTTTAGCCCCTTACAAGCATTAAAGGCAGCAAAAGAAATGCAGGAATGGTTCCATCCGGAAAACCAACATACACCTGTTAGGATCAGAATTTCTATCCATACAGGGAATTGCCTTGCCGTAAACCTAAACAGTAACATCGATTACTTTGGTAACACCGTCAATTACACCGCCAAACTCCAGTCAGTGACAAACTCCGGCGAAATTTCTTTTAGCGAAACGATCTTTCGCGACCGAGACATCCGCGAATACCTTCGCTCCGAATCCATCAAACTCCGTAAAATCGAATTCCCACTGCCCTGGGCAGACCGAACCGATTTTGTCTATATCTGGAAGGTTTAG
- a CDS encoding glycoside hydrolase family 5 protein, with the protein MAPKKLSPQGEWFVDATGRKVILRGVNLGGDTKVPFPNGGTQFPTDFSDHKEVSFIGRPFPLFEADSHFTRLKKWGFNVIRLLTTWEAVEHKGPNQYDEAYLDYFTEIVRMAGEYGFYVFIDFHQDVWSRMTGGDGAPGWIFEKLGIDYRKLSEADASIVMQRAYDYSKPGIRQEDNYPTMCWSQNYRYAGNGILWTLFFGGKDFAPNFLIEGQNVQDYLQGHYLGCMKQIAERVKDFDFVLGFDSLNEPGKGFIGRALNDRGLTNKEEDPAKPGLGWSPIDALFSSHGYSVDLPYLTLKIWKGGFVPTKTVTVNQNKVSIWLPESPGDPFQLEGAYTITKDGTPFIEKNDFFQTVNGKAVDFDADYLIPFMRTVGKTIQEIRKDWMVFIEREASDAFTHPYLNGEVPKLSVNAAHWYDILTLLFKTFLYPIAIDTLTKRPVFGKSGIEAMYVRQLTRVKNTADSVPGKIPSLIGEFGIPFDLQGGKAYKEWKKGNHSPKIWKLHVMALDSMYNAMDQLFLSNTLWNYTASNENDLMVGDGWNQEDLSIFSKDQIIPGSDPDVYGGGGRAIEGFCRPYAAFIQGTPLQMKYNLENREFYLEWISDLAIEEPCIIKVPRFVYPNGVQIVLSNAEKISETEGELAVKGNGGKATLILKPL; encoded by the coding sequence AGTTTTATTGGCCGACCTTTTCCTCTTTTCGAAGCAGATTCCCATTTCACGAGACTCAAAAAATGGGGATTTAACGTAATTCGTTTATTAACCACTTGGGAAGCAGTCGAACATAAAGGACCAAATCAATACGACGAGGCCTATTTGGATTATTTTACAGAAATTGTTCGGATGGCTGGAGAATATGGATTTTATGTATTTATAGATTTTCATCAAGATGTTTGGTCTCGTATGACCGGAGGTGATGGCGCTCCTGGTTGGATCTTTGAAAAATTGGGAATTGATTATCGTAAACTTTCGGAAGCAGATGCAAGCATAGTCATGCAAAGAGCATACGATTATTCAAAACCAGGAATTCGGCAGGAAGACAATTATCCAACCATGTGTTGGTCACAAAACTATCGTTATGCTGGCAATGGAATTCTTTGGACTTTGTTTTTCGGAGGAAAAGATTTTGCACCCAACTTCTTAATCGAAGGCCAGAATGTTCAAGACTATTTGCAAGGCCACTATTTGGGTTGTATGAAACAAATCGCAGAGAGGGTGAAAGATTTTGACTTTGTTTTAGGTTTTGATTCCCTAAACGAACCAGGAAAAGGTTTTATCGGAAGGGCCTTAAATGATCGAGGTCTTACCAACAAAGAAGAAGATCCCGCAAAACCGGGCCTTGGTTGGTCACCAATAGATGCTTTGTTTTCTTCTCATGGTTATTCCGTAGACTTACCTTATCTTACTCTTAAAATCTGGAAAGGTGGATTTGTTCCTACCAAAACTGTAACCGTAAACCAAAACAAGGTTTCTATTTGGTTACCTGAATCACCTGGTGATCCCTTCCAATTAGAAGGCGCTTATACCATTACAAAAGATGGTACACCTTTCATCGAAAAAAATGATTTTTTTCAAACCGTAAATGGTAAAGCCGTAGACTTTGATGCAGATTACCTAATTCCTTTTATGCGCACTGTTGGTAAAACCATTCAAGAAATCAGAAAAGATTGGATGGTTTTTATTGAAAGAGAAGCATCTGATGCATTCACACATCCTTATCTAAATGGGGAAGTTCCGAAATTATCTGTAAATGCGGCACATTGGTATGATATACTAACTCTCCTTTTCAAAACCTTTCTTTATCCCATTGCGATTGATACTTTGACCAAACGTCCTGTATTTGGAAAGTCTGGAATCGAAGCCATGTATGTACGGCAGCTAACGAGAGTTAAAAATACCGCTGATTCCGTTCCCGGTAAAATTCCAAGTCTGATTGGAGAATTCGGCATTCCTTTTGATCTACAAGGTGGGAAGGCATACAAAGAATGGAAAAAAGGAAACCATTCTCCCAAAATTTGGAAACTTCATGTGATGGCTCTAGATTCCATGTACAATGCGATGGACCAACTCTTTTTATCAAATACACTTTGGAACTATACTGCATCGAATGAAAATGATTTAATGGTGGGAGATGGTTGGAACCAAGAAGACCTAAGTATTTTTTCGAAAGACCAAATCATCCCAGGTTCAGACCCCGATGTTTATGGGGGTGGAGGAAGAGCTATCGAAGGTTTTTGTAGACCTTATGCCGCTTTTATCCAAGGAACACCCTTACAAATGAAATATAACTTAGAAAATAGAGAATTTTATTTGGAATGGATCTCTGACCTTGCCATCGAAGAACCTTGTATCATCAAAGTCCCACGGTTTGTTTACCCTAATGGCGTACAAATTGTACTTTCAAATGCAGAAAAAATTTCCGAAACAGAAGGGGAATTGGCAGTCAAAGGAAATGGAGGAAAGGCAACTCTCATCCTAAAACCATTATGA